One window from the genome of Alosa alosa isolate M-15738 ecotype Scorff River chromosome 15, AALO_Geno_1.1, whole genome shotgun sequence encodes:
- the LOC125307878 gene encoding nectin-3-like protein, producing MSGSQTNIALSPRNNPSPRRLCRATAPRPLGERPGGSDGHLGSIVGGAVGGVLILALLLGLMAVCFMRQRRTFRGDYYTKQYLGPSDMQKDNQLDVLQPHELQVYSSSGGDGSGDSGKGSQDLKPKPAPGDLIFDYDRKDREEWGGDHHQPPRGIGRDGGYCNDHHQNNHHPYPQQQQHNTNTPQRTRPGGSPTCG from the exons ATGTCCGGGTCTCAGACGAACATCGCCCTTAGCCCAAGAAACAATC CTTCGCCGCGGAGGCTCTGCCGAGCAACGGCTCCTCGGCCCCTCGGCGAACGGCCCGGCGGCAGCGACGGGCACCTGGGCAGCATTGTGGGCGGCGCGGTGGGCGGCGTGCTCATCCTGGCGCTCCTGCTGGGTCTGATGGCCGTCTGCTTCATGCGCCAGCGCCGCACTTTCCGCGGCGACTACTACACCAAGCAGTACCTGGGGCCCTCGGACATGCAGAAGGACAACCAGCTGGACGTGCTGCAGCCGCACGAGCTGCAGGTGTACAGCAGCAGTGGCGGCGACGGCAGCGGCGACTCGGGCAAGGGCAGCCAGGACCTGAAGCCCAAACCGGCGCCCGGCGATCTCATCTTCGACTACGACCGCAAGGACCGCGAGGAGTGGGGGGGCGACCACCACCAGCCTCCCCGCGGCATCGGGCGAGACGGCGGTTACTGTAACGACCAtcaccaaaacaaccaccatccttacccccagcagcagcagcacaacacCAACACTCCCCAGCGCACCCGGCCTGGCGGCTCCCCCACCTGCGGATGA